The Acidobacteriota bacterium nucleotide sequence TTGGGCAACCCGTGAATCCGCCTAAAGGCGGATGCTACAGGTGGCGTCCGGCTTCTTGGCCCGCCGAAGCCTTGGCGAAGGCGGCTAGCCGGACCACTGTTTACAGGCCGGCGGCAACCCGGCGACCGTATTCGCGGCGGGACATCGTGCGGGTATGCAGTGACAGCCAGCCCGGCCGGGCCAGGTCGTTGGCCGTGCGGCGCGCGGCGTCGGCCCGTTCGAACAGCCCGAACACGGCCGATCCCGACCCCGACATGGCCGCGAAATTGGCCCCCGCGTCGAGCAAGGACTGGCGAATCCGTGCAATTGCGGGATGGTGCCGCATCACCGGCGCCTCCAGGTCGTTGCGAAGTGCGGCCGCCCACGAGGGCCAACCGGCCGCGTACGGCCGGGGCGCGGGCTCCCGGGTGCGGCGGGTTTCCTCATCGAACCACTGGTACGCGTCGGCCGTCGCGACCCCAAACCCGGGGCGCAGAATGACCACGTGCACGGTCGGCAGGTCGGTCAGCGGGTAGATATCGTCGCCGCGGCCCAGGCCGAGCGCCGTGCCGCCCACCAGGAAGTACGGCACGTCGGCACCGAGCCGGGCGCCAATGCGCGTGAGCATCGCGAGGTCGAACTTCAGCCGCCACAGCTTGTTCAGCGCCAGCAGCGTCATGGCCGCATTGGCGCTGCCGCCGCCGAGGCCCGCTTCCATCGGGATCCGCTTGCGCAGGTCAATCGATACGCCCTGCGGCACCGTGGTCTTGCCGGTCGCCACGCGGTGCAGCAGCGACGCCGCCTTCCAGACGAGGTTGCGGCGGTCGGTCGGGACGTCTTCCTGATCGCACACGATCTGGAGCGGCCCACGCCGGTGGGACACGGTCACCTTGTCGAACAGCGCCAGGCTTTGAAAGATCGTGCGCAGATCGTGATAGCCGTCGGGGCGCGTGCCGAGAATGCGGAGATCGAGGTTGATCTTCGCGAAGGCGGGCAGACTGACCGATGCCATCAGGGTTCCTTGGGAACGAGCGGAGCGACCGATCGCAACTCGTCGAGGGTCATCGGCTCGGCGTCCGATGGTACTTCAAGCGTAAACGCGAGCGGGTTGATCGTGGTGTTCACTTCGAGTTCACCGACCCGCGCCGTGACGTCGGTGGTCGCATCACCCGCCCGGCGCACCCGCACGACGCGCGGATAGCCGCTCAGGTGTTCAGAATAATCGACGTGCCACGGCCCATAGTCAGCGGCCACGACCACCGGCCGCCCCTGTTGCACGCGCAGGTAGGCCGTGCGATCGGGGGCCAGCGTCACCGCCTGCCAGCCGCCGGGCCACTGCTTCCCTTCCGTCGGCGTCGCGTTGTCGGCAAGGCAGCCCGACACCATCAGCCGCAGGTCATCGGCGCTTAACGCGAGACCGGTGAGCCGTTCGAGCACTGCCGACACCGCCGTGTCCGGGAGCACGCGGTGCTCGCGCGGCAGCAGCAGCGTGGCCCGCTCGGCCGTGCCCGCCAGGATGAACACCGGCGGGCCAAATGGCGCCACCCCTTCGAGGCGAACCGACCCGCCGGACTCGAGCCCGGCAATCACCCGGCCGCGAATGCGTTCACCGGCCGCACGACCCGACAACGACAACTCGCCGGTCATGGACCGGAAACCGCGGCACGCCGCGGTCGCCGTGGTAAACGCGTCAAGGGCGGCAGGGTCGGGACCGGGGCTGCCGGCCGGACGGGTGGGCAGCCGCGCCGCGCACGCGGTCAGTGCCAGCGCCGTGGCCAGCGCGGCGAACAGGCGGCTCATCGGGCCTTCGCGCGAGCGGCCTTGATCTTCTTCTCGATGGCGCCGCGATCGATCTGCTCGCCGTCACCGGCGAGGGCGCGTTCCCAGGCGGCCACCGCCTCGGCATGGCGGCCGCGGCGCGCGAGCACGTCGCCATGATGATCCTGGATCACCGAGTTGCCGGTCAGCGTGGCGGCGGCCCTGGCCAGCGGCGCATCAGCTTCATCGGCCTTGCCCTGCTTGAACAGCGCCCAACCGAGCGTGTCGAGATAGGACGGGTTGTCGGGTTCGATCGTGAGCGCGCGCTCGGCGAGCGCCACGGCCTCGGGCAGCCGCAGGCCGCGATCGGCCAGCATGTAGCTCAGGGAATTGAGCGCGTTGGCGTTTAACGGGTCCTCCGCCATGAGCCGGCGCAGCTCCTGCTCGGCCTCGGCCAGCTTGCCGCCCACTTCGTAGGCGGTCGCCATGCGCATGGTCAACACCTCGTCATCGCCGAAGGTCTTGCGCGCCTGTTCCAGCATGCGCACCGCATCGTCAGCGCGCTTCTGATCGGTGTAGAGGTCGGCGAGGCCGACCACGTACTCGCGGCTCGCCGGGTTCTTGGCGGCGCCGGCCTCCATGAGGTGCCGCGCTTCGGCCGGCTTGCCGCCCTTGCTCAGGGCCTGGGCGCGCAGCCGGATCATGCGCGGCTGTTCGGGGTTGCGCGCCAGGTTCTCGCGCGCGAGCGTCTCGGCGCGATCGAAGCGCCGCGCCGCAAGGTGCGCCTGCACCAGGTACGCGTCGATTTCCGGATCGCGCGGGGTCAGCGCCTTGGCCGACATGAACGCCGCGATCGAGGCATCCCACTGCGCCAGCTGCTGTTGCGCGATGCCCAGTTGGACCAGGACCGCGGCGCCTTCCATCTCCCGGCCCTTGGAACGGCTGACCGGTTCCCTGGCGAACGGCGCGACGACCTCGACCACCTGCTTGAAGTCGTAGCGATCGAACAGGATCTGCACCAGCGCGTACAGGCCGGTGACGCTGGCGGGATCGGCCGCCATGATTTTGCGCGCCGCGGCCTCGGCGGCCTTCATGTCGCCACCGGCCCGCTCCACGCTCGACA carries:
- the ispE gene encoding 4-(cytidine 5'-diphospho)-2-C-methyl-D-erythritol kinase, with the protein product MASVSLPAFAKINLDLRILGTRPDGYHDLRTIFQSLALFDKVTVSHRRGPLQIVCDQEDVPTDRRNLVWKAASLLHRVATGKTTVPQGVSIDLRKRIPMEAGLGGGSANAAMTLLALNKLWRLKFDLAMLTRIGARLGADVPYFLVGGTALGLGRGDDIYPLTDLPTVHVVILRPGFGVATADAYQWFDEETRRTREPAPRPYAAGWPSWAAALRNDLEAPVMRHHPAIARIRQSLLDAGANFAAMSGSGSAVFGLFERADAARRTANDLARPGWLSLHTRTMSRREYGRRVAAGL
- a CDS encoding tetratricopeptide repeat protein — its product is MLVIRVVLVALAVLAPALSEGGQTAAATVDDPKARAFYEFLMARRLEAAGDSAGSMAALQRAQELDPNSAEIAAEMAGAHARQDQARSAILQAERALKLDAANVEAHFVLAQLYAEWAEGASPPAGETAAGARDKAIEHLVAIQKSPVMAVDPNLQMTLGRLQLRAGRTADALPILERVAAQAPWAAEPLVLLYEAYATSGRFDEAEKALVGAAEINPRFGAQLGQYYERRSQWVEAAGAYDEALKRTRQPSRDLQLRLVTALLNVEDGAPRARVVLADLLKANPNDVRALYLMSSVERAGGDMKAAEAAARKIMAADPASVTGLYALVQILFDRYDFKQVVEVVAPFAREPVSRSKGREMEGAAVLVQLGIAQQQLAQWDASIAAFMSAKALTPRDPEIDAYLVQAHLAARRFDRAETLARENLARNPEQPRMIRLRAQALSKGGKPAEARHLMEAGAAKNPASREYVVGLADLYTDQKRADDAVRMLEQARKTFGDDEVLTMRMATAYEVGGKLAEAEQELRRLMAEDPLNANALNSLSYMLADRGLRLPEAVALAERALTIEPDNPSYLDTLGWALFKQGKADEADAPLARAAATLTGNSVIQDHHGDVLARRGRHAEAVAAWERALAGDGEQIDRGAIEKKIKAARAKAR